One Methanobacterium sp. DNA window includes the following coding sequences:
- the arfB gene encoding 2-amino-5-formylamino-6-ribosylaminopyrimidin-4(3H)-one 5'-monophosphate deformylase: MMKLRYSSGNVISPKVHEIGVLAIGSHLENHGAALPIDTDSKIAAHIALQASLRSGAKFLGILYAATEYDYIKHGIHIDAEELAINRLLPTLKAAKKCLKIKKVVLVNGHGGNIPLIDYLSDIEKKSELEIIFNNKIVEIEGPHAGTGELSMGAILGIVDESKLEKHCNFSEYPEVGMVGFKKAREIDQGINAGAETVENECVCIDIELGIKLLETGIEDVINNIYKLLE; this comes from the coding sequence ATTATGAAACTTAGATACTCTTCAGGAAATGTTATTTCTCCTAAAGTACATGAAATTGGAGTTCTGGCAATTGGATCCCATCTAGAAAATCATGGTGCAGCATTACCTATTGATACTGATTCTAAAATTGCAGCCCACATCGCCCTTCAAGCATCTTTAAGAAGTGGTGCAAAATTCTTAGGGATATTATATGCTGCTACAGAATATGATTACATAAAACATGGTATCCATATAGATGCAGAAGAGTTGGCAATAAATCGTTTGCTTCCTACACTCAAAGCTGCAAAAAAATGTCTGAAAATCAAAAAAGTGGTTCTGGTCAATGGTCATGGAGGAAATATTCCGCTAATTGACTATTTAAGTGATATTGAAAAAAAATCAGAGCTTGAAATCATTTTTAATAATAAAATTGTAGAAATAGAAGGGCCACACGCTGGAACTGGTGAATTGTCAATGGGAGCTATTTTAGGTATTGTTGATGAATCCAAATTAGAAAAACATTGTAATTTCAGTGAATATCCAGAAGTAGGAATGGTTGGTTTTAAAAAGGCACGTGAGATTGATCAAGGGATAAATGCTGGTGCTGAGACAGTGGAAAATGAATGTGTTTGTATAGATATTGAATTAGGCATTAAATTACTGGAAACAGGAATTGAAGATGTAATCAACAATATTTATAAATTATTAGAGTAG